One Cryptomeria japonica chromosome 9, Sugi_1.0, whole genome shotgun sequence genomic window carries:
- the LOC131054141 gene encoding pentatricopeptide repeat-containing protein At2g03880, mitochondrial-like: MSISQHYVQSPSIMLKEALHILLTTHNPPEDSNTYIQLFQTCTLKNALLQGKIVHSFIAHRRFAFAKRTTFQNKLIYMYVKCGSLVDARKVFNHMKERDAVSWNMIIGGYRKNGYPREVVTLFHQMQRTGLQPDEFTFASVLPACAKMGDLEQGMDIHQSIEDRGISSNVVVATALVDMYAKCGSIDRARELFDKMPERNVVSWTAMIAGYAQIGFVEKALETFKRMSLAGVKPNSTTFASILPACTKMGALEQGMDIHQSITEGGYRSDVVVASALVDMYAKCGSIDKARKLFDGMRQKDVVSWNALIAGYALNGFIEKALETFKEMQLTGVEPDSTTFASILPICTKMGALEKGMGIHQIIKDRGISSDVIATALVDMYAKCGSLDKACELFDKIPQRDVISWTAMVGGYAQNGFVEKALETFKQMQLAGVRPNPTTFVSILPACAKMGALEQGINIHKSIMEGGFLSDIIVGNALVDMYAKCGCIDKARELFDKMPRKNVVSWNAMLGGYAQNGFVEKALETFKQMQLAGIKPNSTTFASILPACAKMGALEQGMDIHQSIMEGGFLLDNIVGNALVDMYAKCGSIDKARELFDRLPQKDVISWNAMIAGYAQNGFCKDAFKIFELMQHSRTYPNIVSFACILYACSYAGLVDEGCTYFNQMKSPYYITPTVDHYVCMVDLLGRAGYLEDTLKFIIKMPVKPVVVVWMCFLGACRSHMNIGLGVYIATVLFDLDSKNAATYVLLSNIYAEVGRWSEVEMVRRLMKDRQIKKIPGCSWIEGHKMVHVFCVGDRSHPQTHDIYAKLEKLTWEMKAVGYFPDSRYLLNDVEDEEKELFLCHHSEKLAIAFGLLNTPSGTTIRIVKNLRVCADCHTATKFISKIVAREIVVRDANRFHHFKQGQCSCGDYW, from the coding sequence ATGTCAATCTCCCAGCATTATGTTCAGTCTCCCAGCATTATGTTGAAGGAGGCGCTGCACATTCTGCTTACTACACACAACCCCCCTGAAGACTCCAATACTTATATTCAATTATTTCAGACCTGCACTCTCAAGAACGCGCTTTTACAAGGGAAAATAGTCCACTCTTTCATCGCTCACAGGCGATTTGCATTTGCTAAACGCACAACTTTTCAGAATAAGCTTATTTACATGTATGTCAAGTGCGGAAGTTTGGTTGATGCTCGTAAAGTGTTTAACCACATGAAAGAACGAGACGCTGTCTCGTGGAATATGATTATTGGGGGTTACAGAAAAAATGGGTATCCTCGTGAGGTTGTCACATTGTTTCACCAAATGCAACGAACAGGTCTCCAGCCCGATGAGTTCAcatttgccagcgtactcccagcctgtgccaaaatgggagatttggaacagggtatggacatccatcaaagcatagaaGATAGAGGAATTTcgtcaaatgttgtagttgcaactgccctggtagacatgtatgcaaaatgtggaagcatagacagggcacgtgaactgtttgacaaaatgcctgaaagaaACGTGGTCTCATGGACTGCGatgatcgcaggatatgcacaaattggatttgttgaaaaggctttagaaactttcaagcgaaTGTCactggcaggtgtaaagccaaattccacaacctttgctagcatcctccctgcctgtactaaaatgggagctttggagcagggtatggacattcatcaaagcataacggaGGGGGGATATaggtcagatgttgtagttgcaagtgccctggtagacatgtatgcaaaatgcggaagcatagacaaggcacgtaaATTGTTTGACGGAATGCGTCAAAaggatgtggtctcatggaatgcattgattgcaggatatgcactaaatggatttattgaaaaagctttagaaactttcaaggaaATGCAATTGACGGGTGTAGAGCCagactccacaacctttgccagcattctcCCTATTtgtaccaaaatgggagctttggaaaaaggtatgggcatccatcaaatcataaaggatagaggaatttcgtCAGATGTtattgcaactgccctggtagacatgtacgcaaaatgtggaagtctagacaaggcatgtgaactgtttgataaaatacctcaaagagatgtcatctcatggactGCTATGGTTGGAGGAtacgcacaaaatggatttgttgaaaaggctttggaaactttcaagcaaatgcaattggcaggtgtaaggcCAAATCCCACAACCTTTGTAAGtatcctccctgcgtgtgccaaaatgggagctttggaacagggtataaaTATCCATAAAAGCATAATGGAAGGtggatttttgtcagatattatagttggaaatgctctggtagacatgtatgcaaaatgtggatgcATAgataaggcacgtgaactgtttgacaaaatgcctcgaaAAAATGTGGTCTCTTGGAATGCCATGCTtggaggatatgcacaaaatggatttgttgaaaaagctttggaaactttcaagcaaatgcaattggcaggtataaagccaaattccacaaccttcgccagcatcctccctgcctgtgccaaaatgggagctttggaacaaggtatggacatccatcaaagcattatGGAAGGGGGATTTTTGTTAGATAATATAGTTGggaatgctctggtagacatgtacgcaaaatgtggaagcatagacaaggcacgtgaactgtttgacagattaCCTCAaaaagatgtcatctcatggaatgccatgattgcaggatatgcacaaaatggattttgcaagGATGCTTTCAAAATCTTTGAATTAATGCAACACTCTAGAACATACCCTAACATTGTAAGCTTTGCATGCATTCTATATGCATGCAGCTATGCAGGTTTAGTGGATGAGGGCTGTACATACTTCAATCAAATGAAAAGCCCTTATTACATTACACCTACAGTTGATCATTATGTGtgcatggttgaccttcttggcCGTGCTGGCTATCTTGAGGACACCCTAAAATTTATCATTAAGATGCCAGTTAAACCTGTGGTGGTTGTGTGGATGTGCTTTCTTGGTGCCTGTAGATCACATATGAATATAGGCTTAGGAGTATATATAGCGACAGTGCTTTTTGATTTGGATTCTAAAAATGCTGCGACTTATGTTCTTCTCTCAAACATCTATGCAGAAGTAGGCAGGTGGAGTGAGGTTGAAAtggtaaggagattgatgaaaGATAGACAAATAAAAAAGATCcctggatgtagttggattgaaggCCATAAAATGGTACATGTTTTTTGTGTAGGAGACAGATCACATCCACAGACACATGATATCTATGCAAAGTTGGAGAAATTGACTTGGGAGATGAAGGCAGTGGGGTATTTTCCAGATTCAAGGTATTTACTCAATGATGTGGAAGACGAGGAAAAAGAATTATTTCTCTGTCATCATAGTGAAAAGTTGGCAATTGCATTCGGTTTATTAAACACACCTTCTGGAACAACTATTAGAATTGTTAAGAACCTTCGAGTATGTGCTGATTGCCACACTGCAACAAAATTCATCTCCAAGATTGTTGCAAGAGAAATTGTTGTAAGAGATGCAAATCGTTTCCATCATTTCAAACAGGGACAATGTTCCTGTGGAGATTATTGGTGA